In the Campylobacter showae genome, one interval contains:
- a CDS encoding helix-turn-helix domain-containing protein produces MEYLRSFGADDIAEHLGTSRNVINRVLQDLKDKNLIKLGRGKIKLVK; encoded by the coding sequence TTGGAGTATCTGCGCTCGTTTGGCGCCGACGACATCGCCGAACATTTGGGAACTTCGCGAAACGTCATAAACCGCGTCTTGCAAGATTTGAAAGATAAAAATTTGATCAAACTCGGACGCGGGAAAATCAAGCTGGTGAAGTGA
- a CDS encoding branched-chain amino acid transporter permease — protein sequence MISVSSSEWIIFTAVLLSAFATFLTRAAPFYVIKNYKPSPWLSAVERHMGLMIMVILVCYGLRDVKFDVYPYGLNEALAVFSAVLIHLKFKNTLLSIAASTAIYMTLIRII from the coding sequence TTGATAAGCGTGAGTTCTAGCGAGTGGATTATATTTACCGCCGTTTTACTAAGCGCGTTTGCGACCTTTTTGACGCGCGCCGCGCCGTTTTACGTCATCAAAAACTATAAGCCTAGCCCGTGGCTTAGCGCCGTGGAGCGACACATGGGGCTGATGATAATGGTTATCTTGGTGTGCTACGGACTAAGAGACGTCAAATTTGACGTTTATCCGTACGGACTAAACGAAGCGCTAGCCGTTTTTAGCGCGGTTTTGATTCATCTAAAATTTAAAAATACCTTGCTTAGTATCGCAGCTTCGACGGCGATATATATGACGCTTATTAGGATTATTTAA
- a CDS encoding AzlC family ABC transporter permease codes for MHFSYVFKLSVPIFMGYFPLGVAFGILAKSMGVSAFIAIALSTLAYGGAAQFMMLSLFSAGTGLFEVFIVSYLVNLRHTFYGLALLKEYKDLKFRLFNIATLTDETFAIFKALKITDAAERSYVFTRLNLLSWFYWAAGTAVGCLAGGLIKVDTSGLEFSLTALFIVIVMEMFKNDKNYKVLGAACLFGVAGVALMPVKAMLVGSMALCFIFILVFKDKL; via the coding sequence TTGCATTTTAGTTATGTTTTTAAGCTTAGCGTTCCGATATTTATGGGCTATTTTCCCCTCGGCGTCGCTTTTGGGATACTGGCTAAAAGCATGGGCGTTAGCGCTTTTATCGCCATCGCTCTTAGCACGCTAGCTTACGGCGGCGCAGCGCAGTTTATGATGCTATCGCTTTTTAGTGCGGGTACGGGACTTTTTGAAGTTTTTATCGTGAGTTACCTCGTAAATTTACGTCATACTTTTTACGGGCTGGCGCTTTTAAAAGAGTACAAAGATCTCAAATTTCGCCTTTTTAATATCGCGACTCTCACGGACGAAACTTTTGCGATATTTAAGGCGCTTAAGATCACGGACGCGGCGGAGCGCAGCTATGTTTTTACGCGCTTAAATTTGCTCTCGTGGTTCTACTGGGCGGCGGGAACGGCGGTCGGATGCTTAGCCGGCGGACTGATAAAGGTCGATACGAGCGGGCTTGAGTTTAGCCTCACGGCGCTTTTTATCGTGATCGTGATGGAGATGTTTAAAAACGATAAAAACTATAAGGTGCTAGGCGCGGCGTGCTTGTTTGGAGTCGCCGGCGTAGCGCTCATGCCTGTCAAAGCGATGCTGGTAGGCTCGATGGCGCTTTGCTTTATTTTTATTTTAGTTTTTAAGGATAAGCTTTGA